One Lasioglossum baleicum chromosome 6, iyLasBale1, whole genome shotgun sequence genomic window carries:
- the Tmem63 gene encoding transmembrane protein 63 isoform X1 translates to MDYISSVSDAPPPNSDKCIPIPRHNTTLITDLYAGIPENLMLNLIGFAILVVLFGLLRKKAWNYGRLALLNKTDERWMELFYGDNEGRDTDVICIENSVNSQLSQVDRGFLSWLVTAFRVTDEELLKRAGPDGLLYISFERHLIALTGMMVIVALCVALPINFHGNLQGDTASFGHTTLSNLDPTSAWIWVHSILILAYLPVGGFIMKRFLKKVREAKHGGELAARTLLITEIPKHQCKEDTLTEYFKEAFPTLTIEDVKLAYDIKRLSALNVERDCAEQARLYCENYAKKRDPLTMYPYSCGQVIGCCCKYKIEAHKFYMNEEIRLTALVEQEKQLSLEKPLGIAFVTLGTPGAAKTMRKQLRSSPSIKWVVDYAPTPSDIVWEHLSIPRSCWYLNAVLINFALGIILFFLTTPAVIVSSVNKLPVTGEIMNLSPVLSSFLPTVLLISVAALMPVLVARSESLVRHWTRSSLNRAVMTKTLLLLLLMVLILPSLGLTSAQAFLEWTVNPANDTGRWDCVFLPDQGALFVNYVITAALLGSGLELVRFPELAMYTIRLCLARSRAERVHVRKAVLWEFPLGAHYAWLVLVFTMTTVYSLACPLITPFGLLYLVVKHLVDRHNLCFVYGPSVGGGQLAGAAASATGAAPILAQAALLALGLVRRGLAPLAAVQLSGLAASILGLVTGATLPSSKSKTQAVKRDLSGGQNFVAPVLRDKQLSQEETVSAGSSSDHNMPNLIRISDSPLQESPKLYQDYSRESTA, encoded by the exons CTCTAGCGTGTCTGACGCTCCACCTCCAAATTCAGATAAGTGCATTCCAATACCAAGGCACAACACAACACTTATAACTGATCTTTATGCAGGCATTCCCGAAAATTTGATGCTAAATTTGATTGGATTTGCG ATACTTGTCGTTTTGTTTGGTTTATTACGCAAGAAGGCATGGAATTATGGACGCCTCGCGCTACTCAACAAAACAGACGAGAGGTGGATGGAACTATTTTATGGAGATAACGAGGGTAGAGACACAGATGTAATATGTATAGAAAATTCAGTTAACTCACAGCTTTCTCAGGTAGATAGAGGTTTTCTCTCATGGCTAGTTACAGCATTCAGAGTGAC CGATGAAGAGCTATTAAAACGGGCAGGACCTGATGGCTTGTTGTACATATCATTCGAGCGTCATTTAATTGCCTTAACTGGTATGATGGTTATCGTAGCTTTATGCGTAGCATTACCAATTAATTTTCATGGTAACTTGCAAGGAGATACCGCATCATTTGGTCACACAACATTGTCAAACTTAGATCCAACATCTGCATGGATTTGGGTGCACTCGATACTCATTTTGGCTTATTTACCAGTCGGTGGTTTCATTATGAAGCGTTTCTTGAAAAAG GTGCGAGAAGCTAAACACGGTGGCGAGCTGGCCGCTAGAACACTGTTGATAACAGAAATACCAAAACATCAATGCAAGGAAGACAcccttaccgaatactttaa AGAGGCATTTCCCACTCTAACTATCGAAGATGTGAAATTGGCTTATGATATCAAGCGACTTTCGGCGTTGAACGTAGAAAGGGATTGTGCCGAACAAGCACGATTATATTGTGAAAATTATGCGAAGAAGAGGGACCCATTAACAATGTATCCATATTCATGTGGCCAAGTGATTGGTTGCTGCTGCAAATAT AAAATCGAGGCTCATAAATTTTACATGAACGAAGAAATAAGATTAACCGCGCTGGTTGAACAGGAGAAACAGTTGTCGTTGGAGAAACCTTTGGGTATTGCCTTTGTGACTTTAG gtACACCTGGCGCGGCTAAAACGATGCGTAAACAGTTGCGCTCTTCACCTAGCATAAAGTGGGTTGTAGATTATGCACCAACGCCATCTGATATTGTGTGGGAACACTTGAGTATACCAAGATCATGTTGGTATTTGAATGCTGTTTTAATCAATTTCGCTCTGGGTATTATACTATTCTTTCTTACTACGCCAGCT GTAATAGTATCTTCTGTGAACAAATTACCAGTTACAGGAGAGATTATGAACTTAAGTCCAGTACTCTCATCTTTCCTTCCAACTGTACTACTGATTAGTGTTGCTGCTTTAATGCCGGTATTAGTGGCAAGAAGCGAGTCACTAGTTAGACACTGGACTAGGAGCAGTTTAAATCGGGCAGTAATGACGAAAACATTACTTTTGTTACTGTTGATGGTTCTCATATTACCTAGTTTAGGATTAACTAGTGCCCAGGCATTTTTAGAGTGGACTGTAAATCCAGCGAATGATACAGGCAGATGGGATTGTGTATTTTTGCCGGATCAG GGCGCTCTGTTTGTAAATTATGTGATTACTGCGGCCCTACTTGGAAGTGGGTTGGAATTGGTCAGATTCCCAGAATTAGCAATGTACACAATCAGACTCTGTCTAGCTCGAAGTAGAGCAGAAAGAGTACACGTTAGAAAAGCAGTGTTATGGGAATTTCCGTTGGGTGCTCATTATGCCTGGTTAGTCCTAGTTTTTACAATGACAACGGTGTACAGTTTAGCCTGTCCACTAATTACTCCTTTTGGGCTGCTATATCTTGTAGTAAAACATTTG GTGGATAGGCATAACTTATGCTTCGTGTACGGGCCGAGTGTTGGCGGAGGCCAGTTAGCAGGGGCAGCGGCAAGCGCCACCGGAGCTGCTCCAATTTTGGCTCAAGCCGCGTTACTGGCTTTAGGTCTAGTAAGAAGAGGCTTGGCACCGTTAGCTGCTGTACAACTTAGTGGTCTTGCAGCAAGCATTTTGGGTCTTGTGACGGGGGCCACTTTGCCTTCGTCGAAATCCAAG ACACAAGCCGTAAAGCGAGATTTGTCGGGTGGACAAAATTTCGTTGCGCCTGTGCTGCGCGACAAACAACTTTCTCAAGAAGAAACTGTGTCTGCCGGGTCAAGTTCAGATCACAACATGCCTAATTTAATAAGGATCAGTGATTCTCCGCTACAGGAGAGTCCGAAGCTTTATCAGGACTACAGTAGAGAATCGACAGCATGA
- the Tmem63 gene encoding transmembrane protein 63 isoform X2, translating into MLNLIGFAILVVLFGLLRKKAWNYGRLALLNKTDERWMELFYGDNEGRDTDVICIENSVNSQLSQVDRGFLSWLVTAFRVTDEELLKRAGPDGLLYISFERHLIALTGMMVIVALCVALPINFHGNLQGDTASFGHTTLSNLDPTSAWIWVHSILILAYLPVGGFIMKRFLKKVREAKHGGELAARTLLITEIPKHQCKEDTLTEYFKEAFPTLTIEDVKLAYDIKRLSALNVERDCAEQARLYCENYAKKRDPLTMYPYSCGQVIGCCCKYKIEAHKFYMNEEIRLTALVEQEKQLSLEKPLGIAFVTLGTPGAAKTMRKQLRSSPSIKWVVDYAPTPSDIVWEHLSIPRSCWYLNAVLINFALGIILFFLTTPAVIVSSVNKLPVTGEIMNLSPVLSSFLPTVLLISVAALMPVLVARSESLVRHWTRSSLNRAVMTKTLLLLLLMVLILPSLGLTSAQAFLEWTVNPANDTGRWDCVFLPDQGALFVNYVITAALLGSGLELVRFPELAMYTIRLCLARSRAERVHVRKAVLWEFPLGAHYAWLVLVFTMTTVYSLACPLITPFGLLYLVVKHLVDRHNLCFVYGPSVGGGQLAGAAASATGAAPILAQAALLALGLVRRGLAPLAAVQLSGLAASILGLVTGATLPSSKSKTQAVKRDLSGGQNFVAPVLRDKQLSQEETVSAGSSSDHNMPNLIRISDSPLQESPKLYQDYSRESTA; encoded by the exons ATGCTAAATTTGATTGGATTTGCG ATACTTGTCGTTTTGTTTGGTTTATTACGCAAGAAGGCATGGAATTATGGACGCCTCGCGCTACTCAACAAAACAGACGAGAGGTGGATGGAACTATTTTATGGAGATAACGAGGGTAGAGACACAGATGTAATATGTATAGAAAATTCAGTTAACTCACAGCTTTCTCAGGTAGATAGAGGTTTTCTCTCATGGCTAGTTACAGCATTCAGAGTGAC CGATGAAGAGCTATTAAAACGGGCAGGACCTGATGGCTTGTTGTACATATCATTCGAGCGTCATTTAATTGCCTTAACTGGTATGATGGTTATCGTAGCTTTATGCGTAGCATTACCAATTAATTTTCATGGTAACTTGCAAGGAGATACCGCATCATTTGGTCACACAACATTGTCAAACTTAGATCCAACATCTGCATGGATTTGGGTGCACTCGATACTCATTTTGGCTTATTTACCAGTCGGTGGTTTCATTATGAAGCGTTTCTTGAAAAAG GTGCGAGAAGCTAAACACGGTGGCGAGCTGGCCGCTAGAACACTGTTGATAACAGAAATACCAAAACATCAATGCAAGGAAGACAcccttaccgaatactttaa AGAGGCATTTCCCACTCTAACTATCGAAGATGTGAAATTGGCTTATGATATCAAGCGACTTTCGGCGTTGAACGTAGAAAGGGATTGTGCCGAACAAGCACGATTATATTGTGAAAATTATGCGAAGAAGAGGGACCCATTAACAATGTATCCATATTCATGTGGCCAAGTGATTGGTTGCTGCTGCAAATAT AAAATCGAGGCTCATAAATTTTACATGAACGAAGAAATAAGATTAACCGCGCTGGTTGAACAGGAGAAACAGTTGTCGTTGGAGAAACCTTTGGGTATTGCCTTTGTGACTTTAG gtACACCTGGCGCGGCTAAAACGATGCGTAAACAGTTGCGCTCTTCACCTAGCATAAAGTGGGTTGTAGATTATGCACCAACGCCATCTGATATTGTGTGGGAACACTTGAGTATACCAAGATCATGTTGGTATTTGAATGCTGTTTTAATCAATTTCGCTCTGGGTATTATACTATTCTTTCTTACTACGCCAGCT GTAATAGTATCTTCTGTGAACAAATTACCAGTTACAGGAGAGATTATGAACTTAAGTCCAGTACTCTCATCTTTCCTTCCAACTGTACTACTGATTAGTGTTGCTGCTTTAATGCCGGTATTAGTGGCAAGAAGCGAGTCACTAGTTAGACACTGGACTAGGAGCAGTTTAAATCGGGCAGTAATGACGAAAACATTACTTTTGTTACTGTTGATGGTTCTCATATTACCTAGTTTAGGATTAACTAGTGCCCAGGCATTTTTAGAGTGGACTGTAAATCCAGCGAATGATACAGGCAGATGGGATTGTGTATTTTTGCCGGATCAG GGCGCTCTGTTTGTAAATTATGTGATTACTGCGGCCCTACTTGGAAGTGGGTTGGAATTGGTCAGATTCCCAGAATTAGCAATGTACACAATCAGACTCTGTCTAGCTCGAAGTAGAGCAGAAAGAGTACACGTTAGAAAAGCAGTGTTATGGGAATTTCCGTTGGGTGCTCATTATGCCTGGTTAGTCCTAGTTTTTACAATGACAACGGTGTACAGTTTAGCCTGTCCACTAATTACTCCTTTTGGGCTGCTATATCTTGTAGTAAAACATTTG GTGGATAGGCATAACTTATGCTTCGTGTACGGGCCGAGTGTTGGCGGAGGCCAGTTAGCAGGGGCAGCGGCAAGCGCCACCGGAGCTGCTCCAATTTTGGCTCAAGCCGCGTTACTGGCTTTAGGTCTAGTAAGAAGAGGCTTGGCACCGTTAGCTGCTGTACAACTTAGTGGTCTTGCAGCAAGCATTTTGGGTCTTGTGACGGGGGCCACTTTGCCTTCGTCGAAATCCAAG ACACAAGCCGTAAAGCGAGATTTGTCGGGTGGACAAAATTTCGTTGCGCCTGTGCTGCGCGACAAACAACTTTCTCAAGAAGAAACTGTGTCTGCCGGGTCAAGTTCAGATCACAACATGCCTAATTTAATAAGGATCAGTGATTCTCCGCTACAGGAGAGTCCGAAGCTTTATCAGGACTACAGTAGAGAATCGACAGCATGA